A window of Methanobacterium formicicum genomic DNA:
GGGAGTCCATTAACAGCATACAGAGTATTGGGTTTAAGAAGGTGGAGAATCAACTGCAAAACCCGGTAATTGGGGAAATAATGCAGCTACTCCGGGATGCCGGTGCACCGGGAGTGGGTATGAGCTCCTTTGGACCCACTATTTATGCCATTACTGACAGTCCCCGAGATATAGTGGCTGTTGCTCGGGAGGCCCTGGCGGAGGTGGGTGGTAATATAATTGAAACTAGGGCTCAGAATAATGGTGCGGTTAAAAGGTATTAGTAATTTAATGATATGAATTTCCATGTTTAATCGAAGGTTCAACTTTGTGTAAAACAACAAAATTTATTTTGGTACCATGAAAACAGAGATAAAGGGTAAAGTTTGGAAGTTCCGGGACAGTATAGACACTGATGTTATAATACCTGGAAGATATTTGAGAACCTTCAGTCTAGATGAGCTAGCCAGCCATGTAATGGAAGGTGAAAACCCTGAATTTGCCAAAAATGTGCAAAAGGGAGATGTAATTGTGGCCGGCTGGAACTTCGGTTGCGGTTCATCACGGGAACAGGCTCCGGTGGCCTTAAAACACGCCGGTGTTGATGCCATTGTCGCCAAATCCTTTGCACGCATATTCTACCGTAATGCTATAAATGTAGGTCTACCGGTAATAGTGGCAGATATAGAAGCCGAAGAAGGGGAAGAACTTAATATAAACCTGGCAGAAGGAACAATCCAGAATATAAGCACGGGAAAAAGTTATACTATACAGCCCTTCCATGATTTCATGCTGGGAATACTCAAAAATGGGGGGCTGGTGAAACACCACCTGAAGAAGAAAAATATTTAAATATTTCTTTTTTCTAAATTTCACTTCCGGATCAAATTCCACTTTTCCTGATTATTAAAATTAATTAAAATTCACCTTCTTAGTAACTATAATCCTAATTTATATTTATAAAGCTCAAAAAACATAAAAATTCTAATCAATCTTACTAGATCTTATTTTTTAAAAGTGAGGATGAAAAAAATGAAATGTCCAGTTTGTGACTCTGAATCTTATGAAATACTTAAAACTAAGGGTAAAAATACCAAAGAAGTTCTTTTAAAGTGTAATGAATGTGGAAACACCTACCGAGAAACAGTGATCATTCCTAAGATGGTAGAATGCCGGGTGATCATCAGTAAATTTGAAGAATCCCTTAAAAAAACCATTAAAATCTATCCGGATGAAGTTCTGGAAGTTGGTGAAGTGCTGGTGGTGGATGGTGAGGAAGCGGAGATCACCTCCCTGGAAAACGTCAGGGGAGGCCGAGTTTCCAAAAGCCCGGTCTCAGAACTGGTAACTATCTGGGCCACATCCCTTTCCGGCCCGGCCCGGGTGGGAATATCCATTGATAACCATGGCTGGATACTGTCCAAGAAGGTGGAAGTGGATAGGGATTTCCAGTTTAATGTGGGGGATGTAGTGAAAATGGGAAAGGCAGTTTTCCGTATAAAATCCATGAAAACCATCACTTCCAAGATTCGAAAGGGAGGAGCCACCGCTGACCAAATAAAAAGGATTTACGGAAGACCTGCCGATGGTAAAGATAAATTCAAGTATGATTTAAGCTCAAAAATTGTGGAAGTAGTGGAAGAAGAGCAGGTGCCCTAAACTTAGAAAGATAAACCTCTAAGAATTAGAGGAGATCATATTTGCATTATACGACTGTTTCCTGAGTACTTAAATTAGGGAATGGTGATGTAAATTGAAGGATAAAAGAAAAACACTGGTGGATAAACTCTTTAATCAGGGATATATTAAAAGCCAAAAAGTTAAAAATGCCATGCTTAAGGTTCCTCGAGAGCAATTCATGCCACAGGGTACTGTTTATCAGGCCTATGCTGATCGCCCCTTTCCCATTGGGAAAGGCCAGACCATATCTGCACCCCATATGGTAGCGATCATTGCCGAGAGATTGGATCTGGAGGGGGGTATGAACATCCTGGAGATTGGAACGGGATGGGGATACAACGCAGCGGTGGTGGCGGAAGTAGTGGGCAGGAAAGGCCACATCTACACCGTGGAAAGGATCCCGGAACTGGCAGCAAAGGCCAGGGAGAACCTGGAAAAAACGGGCTATTCAGGAGTAGTGACGGTCATCGAAGGGGATGGAACCCGTGGATACCCTGAAAAAGCCCCCTACGATAGGATTTATGGAACGGCCAGTGCACCAAAAATCCCCGAACCCCTTAAAGAACAACTTAAAATTGGGGGAAAACTGATTGTACCCATGGGCTCTGACTACTTCCAGGACTTGATATCAATGGTCCGAGTTTCAGAGGATGAATACCAGACCAAAAACCTGGGAGGGGTTGTCTTTGTCCCCATGATTGGGGAACATGGCTGGCCTGAAGATTAGAAGTCGTGAAAATAGGATATTTTAGAATATTAACGCCTTTACTTTGGTTTTTACTATTTATCAGGAGATACGTTTGGAATTTCTATAAATTTGGTAATATTATACTGTAAAGTTAATTTAGCTAAAATATAAAAGAATTAAATTTCTGGAAACTAACATTTTGACAGATCACGCACACCGATAAATTGACAGATCACACCACAGATAAAAATTAATCAGGATTAACATGAAAATCTATATGGAAACCTTTGGTTGTACCTTTAACCAGGCAGATTCAGAGATAATGGCTGGTTTACTGGAGAAAAACGGGGGAATAATTGTAAAATCCCCTGAAAATGCGGATGTAATTATTATAAACACCTGTTACGTTAAACAACCCACGGAACAGAAAATAACTAATCATATTAAAAAGATACAGTCCCAGTTCCCGGAAAAGAAACTTTTAATTGCGGGGTGTATGGTGGACATCCATCCCCGGAAGCTGGAAAAACTGGCACCCGAAGCAGGATGGATCGGAGCGCGCCGGATCAATTCAACTCTGGAAATAGTGGAAGCTGCTATGGAAGGGAATGTCTTAAGGGAAAAAGGTCAAGGATGTGATATTAAAACCGGCCTTCCCCGAAAACGGTCCAATCCCCGGGTTCACATACTCCAGATTTGTGAGGGATGTCTGGGTAAATGCAGTTACTGCTGCACCAGATTTGCACGGGGTAAACTGCAGAGCTATCCTATATCACTTTTAAAGAAGGACGCAGAACAGGCTGTAGCTGAAGGTTGTGTGGAAATCCAGATCACTGCCCAGGACACTGCCGCCTTTGGTAAGGATACCGGAGAAACCTTAGCTGATTTAATTAATGAAATAGCCTCCATTAAAGGTGATTTTCGCATAAGAGTGGGAATGATGCATCCCGGGAACATTCAGGAACACTTGGGGGATATTGCCCAAGCTTTAAGAAGTGAGAAGGTTTACAAGTTCCTACACCTTCCAGTACAGAGTGGTAGTAATCAGGTTCTCGCGGATATGAACCGGGGACACACTGTAGAGGAATATCTGGAACTGGTAAGATATTTTAAATCACAGATACCCTCCCTGTCCCTGGCAACGGATATCATTGTAGGCTACCCTACTGAGAAGGAGGATGATTTTCAGGACACCCTGAACCTCATCCAGGAAATACGTCCCGATTTCCTGCACATCTCCAAATACCATCATCGGCCGGGTACCAAGTCATCCTTACTTCCGGAAATAGACCACCACACTATGAAAAAACGTTCCAGTTCCTTAAATGATCTCAAATCAGAGATAGCCTTAGAAAAAAATAAGAAACTACTAAAAACCCGGCAAAAAATACTCATAACTGATAAAGGAAGTAAAGGTGGCTACCTGGGACGTTCCAATTCCTATAAAACAGTGGTGGTTGGAGAAGCCCAGCTAGGAACTTTCCAGGATGTGGAAATAACCCAGTACAAGAGTACCTATCTGAGAGGGGAAGAACATTAAAATAAAGGATAAAAATGGGGATCCCCTTTCAGGGGCAAGGAATCCCCATTTTAATGGAGTATAACCTTCCACTTCTACCATTATCTTGGAGGATTTTTCGTAAAACATAACCGGAATACGGCCACAACATTTAACTTCGCTGTTACCGGGTACTGTTATTTATCATAATGCCCACTATTATTTTGGATTATAAATTTAGTCTAACTAAAAGATTATCCTTAGCATTGTCCATTATTCTCAATTAAATGATGATTTTATCTATTAATTACATTTTTGTCCATTAATTCTTTTTATTTATAATAAACGTGGTTTTTAACCCCATAACAAACCATTATATTATATTCTTATAATAAACAGAATTCGATAGTTATGAAGTATTTAGTATGTGAAAATTGTGGAGGGTACTACACCCTGGAGGAAGATGAACCCCTCGATGACTTTGAATTATGTCACTGTGGTGGTAAGCTCTATTTAATGGAGGAAGAAACATTACTTGAACTCCAGTACCCTAATATAACATGTCAATACTGTGGTAATGAAAATACAATAAACAGCGCATTTTGTAGTGAATGTGGGCAGATATTAACTTCTGCTAAGGATATATACCGAACCAGTCCCCGTGAAAAATTAAAACCCGTGGGTATATTTGCCGGTGTAACTTTTATTTTAGTTTCAATAGTCCTTTTGGGGTTATTTATCTGATAAAGGGATTTTTTTTTATCGATAAAGCCTCTGGAATCGATTGATTTTTAAATATATTTACCGTCCCTATGGGGAAACACAAACCAATAACGGGAAACACAAACCAACCACTGCTCTTGAGAGAATCTACCCTATTTTTTTTTGAACTATTGGAACTTATCTGATTAATTAGTGGCTTATAATCAATTATTTTATGAAAATAGCATGGAATATAAATTTATTTATAATTAAAATTAAAAAATTGATATTGTTTTGGAAACGAAAAATAGATAATTAAAGGGAGTGCCGTGGGCCGGACTTGAACCAGCGACATCCAGATCTTCAGTCTGGCGTTCTCCCAACTGAACTACCACGGCATGATGGGCCCGACGAGATTCGAACTCGTGATCACCTCCGTGTCAGGGAGGTATCATACCCCTAGACCACGGGCCCGCATTCAAACATTTGTCGTGTTACTATTTAACCTTTTCCCCTCTTTGGTTTAAAGTTCTAAAAAAAGTCTACAGCGGAAATTAATATTTTATTACTAAAGAAAAATGTATATGCCTCAGGAGCAATAAATAAGATACACTAAAACAAGCAAAATATACTAAAATAGAGTAGGGGTGAAATAATGGATATTCAGGATCCTATAAAAACTACAGTAGAAGAAATTCGGAAAGTTCTAAACATAGAAAACGTCATTGGCGAAGTAATTGAAAGTGAAGACAAAGTAATGATACCCGTCACTCGAATGGGAATGGCCTTTGGAGCGGGTATCGGTGATCAAAAAGGTACTTCCAATGAAGGAGGTTCCCTTGGTGCTGCCGCCGGTGGTGCAGGCATAGAACCAGTGGCCATGGTCGTGGTCTTCAAAGGTCAGAGCGGACCTGAAGGGGTTAAAATGTTGCCTTTAAAAAATCCAGATCCATTAACCAGAGCAATTGGTGAAGTTAGCAATGCCATAGTTGATGTTATGGCTGAAGGCCGAAAAATGGGAATGGGTAAAAAACATACTAAAAAAGCTGAAGAAGCAAAAACTGAAGAAAAAAAGGGTGAACCTCCTGTATGATAAAAAATTTTGATGAAAAATTTCAAAGAAATTATAATTTGCACAATTGACCCTGAAATTTATTAGCCTGAAAGTAGGTTAAATTTTGATATACACTATAATAAGCATCATAATACTTATTCTGGTGCTTATTTTATTGTCTTTTCTTTTGATTCCCCTTAAACTATCGTTATATCTGAATAAACAGGGAAATGAAACTGAAGGTAAGTTCACTCTAAGATTCTTGGGCATACCTCTTTTTTCCAGGAAAATACCGGAAGATAAAACCGATGAAAAAGAAAAAAAGGAAGAAAAGGAAGAAAAGGCTGAAAAAAAAGACAAATTTTCCTTAGAACGTATTTTAAAGATATTAAAATTATTCAAAGAATCTTTACCTTATATTTATGGTTTGATGACCTCTATTTATAATGCGGTGACCATTGAGAAGTTCTCTGTAAACATGAACCTGGGAATGGAAAGTCCCGCCGACACAGCCCTCTTCACCGGGTATATCTGGTCATTCACCTATCCACTAAACGCCCTTACCCGGATTGATGTTAATATAAATCCTGAT
This region includes:
- the hacB gene encoding homoaconitase small subunit, which encodes MKTEIKGKVWKFRDSIDTDVIIPGRYLRTFSLDELASHVMEGENPEFAKNVQKGDVIVAGWNFGCGSSREQAPVALKHAGVDAIVAKSFARIFYRNAINVGLPVIVADIEAEEGEELNINLAEGTIQNISTGKSYTIQPFHDFMLGILKNGGLVKHHLKKKNI
- a CDS encoding HVO_0476 family zinc finger protein, which produces MKCPVCDSESYEILKTKGKNTKEVLLKCNECGNTYRETVIIPKMVECRVIISKFEESLKKTIKIYPDEVLEVGEVLVVDGEEAEITSLENVRGGRVSKSPVSELVTIWATSLSGPARVGISIDNHGWILSKKVEVDRDFQFNVGDVVKMGKAVFRIKSMKTITSKIRKGGATADQIKRIYGRPADGKDKFKYDLSSKIVEVVEEEQVP
- a CDS encoding protein-L-isoaspartate O-methyltransferase, whose amino-acid sequence is MKDKRKTLVDKLFNQGYIKSQKVKNAMLKVPREQFMPQGTVYQAYADRPFPIGKGQTISAPHMVAIIAERLDLEGGMNILEIGTGWGYNAAVVAEVVGRKGHIYTVERIPELAAKARENLEKTGYSGVVTVIEGDGTRGYPEKAPYDRIYGTASAPKIPEPLKEQLKIGGKLIVPMGSDYFQDLISMVRVSEDEYQTKNLGGVVFVPMIGEHGWPED
- a CDS encoding tRNA (N(6)-L-threonylcarbamoyladenosine(37)-C(2))-methylthiotransferase; this encodes MKIYMETFGCTFNQADSEIMAGLLEKNGGIIVKSPENADVIIINTCYVKQPTEQKITNHIKKIQSQFPEKKLLIAGCMVDIHPRKLEKLAPEAGWIGARRINSTLEIVEAAMEGNVLREKGQGCDIKTGLPRKRSNPRVHILQICEGCLGKCSYCCTRFARGKLQSYPISLLKKDAEQAVAEGCVEIQITAQDTAAFGKDTGETLADLINEIASIKGDFRIRVGMMHPGNIQEHLGDIAQALRSEKVYKFLHLPVQSGSNQVLADMNRGHTVEEYLELVRYFKSQIPSLSLATDIIVGYPTEKEDDFQDTLNLIQEIRPDFLHISKYHHRPGTKSSLLPEIDHHTMKKRSSSLNDLKSEIALEKNKKLLKTRQKILITDKGSKGGYLGRSNSYKTVVVGEAQLGTFQDVEITQYKSTYLRGEEH
- a CDS encoding zinc-ribbon domain-containing protein; the protein is MKYLVCENCGGYYTLEEDEPLDDFELCHCGGKLYLMEEETLLELQYPNITCQYCGNENTINSAFCSECGQILTSAKDIYRTSPREKLKPVGIFAGVTFILVSIVLLGLFI
- a CDS encoding GerW family sporulation protein, yielding MDIQDPIKTTVEEIRKVLNIENVIGEVIESEDKVMIPVTRMGMAFGAGIGDQKGTSNEGGSLGAAAGGAGIEPVAMVVVFKGQSGPEGVKMLPLKNPDPLTRAIGEVSNAIVDVMAEGRKMGMGKKHTKKAEEAKTEEKKGEPPV
- a CDS encoding DUF2953 domain-containing protein produces the protein MSFLLIPLKLSLYLNKQGNETEGKFTLRFLGIPLFSRKIPEDKTDEKEKKEEKEEKAEKKDKFSLERILKILKLFKESLPYIYGLMTSIYNAVTIEKFSVNMNLGMESPADTALFTGYIWSFTYPLNALTRIDVNINPDFQRRVLDGNFQMDVNIRLMGIVVEAIRAYTKKPVRELIKEVRQ